Proteins from one Fragaria vesca subsp. vesca linkage group LG6, FraVesHawaii_1.0, whole genome shotgun sequence genomic window:
- the LOC101298350 gene encoding N-acetylglucosaminyl-phosphatidylinositol biosynthetic protein-like: MGERKRHRILMVSDFFYPNFGGVENHIYYLSQCLLKLGHKVVVMTHAYQNRSGVRYMTGGLKVYYVPWRPFLMQNTFPTFYGTLPIVRTILIRENISLVHGHQAFSTLCHEALMHARTMGYKVVFTDHSLYGFADAGSIHMNKVLQFTLAEVSQAICVSHTSKDNTVLRSGLPPEKVFVIPNAVDTATFKPAPTRLSRHEIVIVVVSRLVYRKGADLLVEVIPEVCRLYRNVSFTTAKGDHSLSLSLXXXXXXXRLEEMREKHSLQDRVEMLGAVQHSQVRSVLITGHIFLNSSLTEAFCIAILEAASCGLLTVSTRVGGVPEVLPDDMVVLAKPDPSDMVQAIEKAISILPNIDPEEMHNRMKELYNWHDVAKRTEIVYDRALKCSKQSLLKRLLRYLSWGAWAGKRFCLVMIIDFIFWHLLQRWQPAKDIEEVPDFVLSHDQDDDMPRDNKNQSFQ; this comes from the exons ATGGGGGAGAGGAAAAGGCATAGAATTTTGATGGTTTCTGATTTTTTCTACCCCAACTTTGGTGGTGTGGAGAATCACATATACTATCTTTCACAATGCCTTCTCAAGCTTGGTCACAAG GTGGTGGTAATGACTCATGCATACCAGAACCGTTCTGGAGTGAGATATATGACTGGTGGCCTGAAAGTGTATTATGTACCATGGCGGCCGTTTCTTATGCAGAATACGTTTCCAACATTTTACGGCACGCTTCCAATTGTGAGGACTATCCTTATTCGAGAGAATATATCGTTGGTGCATGGGCATCAAGCCTTCTCCACTCTCTGCCATGAGGCTTTGATGCATGCACGCACAATGGGTTATAAGGTTGTGTTTACAGATCATTCACTCTATGGTTTCGCTGATGCGGGAAGCATACACATGAACAAGGTCCTGCAGTTTACTTTAGCGGAAGTGAGTCAGGCCATTTGTGTTTCTCATACAAGCAAGGATAACACTGTGCTACGGTCAGGTTTGCCACCAGAAAAGGTGTTTGTAATACCTAATGCTGTTGACACAGCTACGTTCAAGCCTGCACCAACACGACTGAGTCGTCATGAGATTGTTATTGTTGTTGTAAGTAGGTTGGTTTACCGGAAAGGTGCAGATCTGCTTGTTGAAGTGATTCCAGAAGTATGCCGTTTATATCGCAATGTGA GCTTTACCACAGCTAAGGGGGATCATTCTCTCTCTCTCTCTCTNNNNNNNNNNNNNNNNNNNNTGCGGTTGGAAGAGATGAGGGAAAAACATTCTCTACAAGATCGAGTCGAAATGCTAGGTGCTGTTCAACACTCTCAAGTACGATCTGTTCTTATTACTGGCCATATATTCTTAAA CAGTTCATTAACCGAAGCTTTTTGCATAGCCATCTTAGAGGCTGCTAGTTGTGGGTTATTAACAGTCAGCACACGAGTAGGAGGTGTCCCAGAG GTTCTACCAGATGACATGGTTGTACTTGCAAAACCAGATCCTAGTGACATGGTTCAAGCAATAGAAAAGGCAATATCAATACTTCCCAACATCGACCCAGAAGAAATGCACAATCGA ATGAAGGAACTTTACAATTGGCATGATGTCGCAAAACGGACAGAGATTGTTTATGATCGTGCTTTGAAATGCTCCAAGCAAAGTCTCTTAAAACGATTGTTACG ATACCTCTCATGGGGAGCTTGGGCAGGAAAGCGTTTTTGCTTGGTTATGATCATTGATTTTATATTTTGGCATCTGTTGCAACGATGGCAG CCTGCAAAGGATATTGAAGAGGTGCCTGATTTTGTTTTATCCCATGATCAAGATGATGACATGCCACGAGACAACAAGAACCAAAGCTTTCAATGA
- the LOC101295927 gene encoding WD repeat-containing protein LWD1-like produces MQSPAEKKPGVYTYVSQWPIYSLAWSARHDKPSRLAIGSFIEDYSNKVELVQFNSSTSDFTTDNRLIFDHPYAPTNLMFFPSDAATNPDLIATSGDYLRIWEIHDDRIELKSLLNGNMSSEFNSAITSFDWAEFDTRRVATSSVDTTCTIWDIEREAVDTQLVAHDKEVYDISWGGFNVFASASGDGTVRVFDLRDKERSTIVYENPAQDGSLLRLEWNKHDPRFIATVGVDSNKVVILDIRFPTAPMMELKKHGASVNAVSWSPRMGHQLCSVSDDSRAMIWEVVRTGFGSDGADVEPEMWYGATAQINQVRWSPVELDWIAIAFMNKLQLLKV; encoded by the exons ATGCAAAGTCCAGCAGAGAAAAAACCAGGCGTCTACACCTACGTGAGTCAATGGCCAATCTACTCCCTGGCCTGGTCAGCTCGCCATGACAAGCCTTCACGCCTCGCCATTGGGAGCTTCATCGAAGACTACAGCAACAAGGTCGAACTCGTCCAGTTCAACTCTTCCACCTCCGACTTCACCACCGACAACCGCCTCATTTTCGACCACCCTTATGCCCCCACGAATCTGATGTTCTTCCCCTCCGATGCGGCCACCAATCCCGACCTCATAGCCACCTCCGGTGACTACTTACGCATTTGGGAGATCCATGACGACCGAATCGAGCTCAAGTCGCTGCTCAATGGCAACATGAGCAGCGAGTTCAACTCGGCCATAACATCATTTGATTGGGCCGAATTTGACACTCGGAGAGTGGCCACATCGAGTGTCGACACAACGTGTACGATTTGGGACATTGAGAGGGAGGCCGTGGACACCCAACTGGTGGCTCATGACAAAGAAGTTTATGACATTTCTTGGGGTGGATTCAACGTGTTCGCTTCTGCTTCTGGGGATGGCACTGTTAGGGTGTTCGACTTGAGAGACAAAGAGAG GTCGACAATAGTATATGAAAACCCTGCTCAAGATGGGTCATTGTTGAGGCTAGAATGGAACAAACATGACCCAAGGTTCATAGCCACGGTTGGAGTGGACAGCAACAAGGTGGTGATATTGGACATTAGGTTTCCCACCGCACCAATGATGGAGCTTAAAAAGCATGGAGCCAGTGTGAATGCCGTTTCTTGGTCGCCACGCATGGGGCACCAGCTATGTTCTGTGAGTGATGATTCAAGGGCTATGATATGGGAGGTGGTGAGAACCGGGTTTGGATCCGATGGGGCGGACGTCGAGCCGGAGATGTGGTACGGAGCGACGGCTCAGATCAATCAAGTGCGGTGGTCACCTGTGGAGTTGGATTGGATTGCCATTGCTTTCATGAACAAGTTGCAGCTATTGAAGGTTTAG
- the LOC101296213 gene encoding vacuolar protein sorting-associated protein 55 homolog, which yields MFSASILLQVLACALYNNWWPMLSALMYVLVPMPCLFFGGGSTQVLFTRESDGWINAAKFLTGASTVGSLAIPIILRHAHMIETSAMWIEFVSFFIFVCTVMCFHRASLEDEW from the exons ATGTTTTCAGCGAGCATCTTGCTACAGGTCCTG GCTTGTGCATTATACAACAATTGGTGGCCTATGTTATCTG CTCTCATGTATGTCCTGGTACCTATGCCCTGTTTATTCTTTGGTGGTGGTTCAACTCAGGTTTTATTTACGAGGGAGAGTGATGG GTGGATAAATGCTGCTAAGTTTCTGACTGGGGCATCAACTGTGGGGAGCCTAGCCATTCCTATAATTCTTAGACATGCTCATATGATTGAGACATCTGCTATGTGGATCGAATTCGTATCATTCTTCATATTTGTGTGCACCGTCATGTGTTTCCACCGTGCCAGCCTCGAAGACGAGTGGTGA
- the LOC101296498 gene encoding NAC domain-containing protein 90-like, which produces MEDFPPGFRFYPTEEELVSFYLPHKLDGTRKDVNRVMDRIIPVLDIYEFNPWDLPRNSGEICHGDQEQWFFFIPRQESEARGGRPKRLTTTGYWKATGSPSYVYSSSSSSTNHGAIGLKRTMVFYTGRAPKGSKTEWKMNEYKAIEEDDQLHAPSSSSNATPAPALRQEFSLCRVYKKSKCLRAFDRRPSGTGDIMRRPTVTVQLPALPQLGTDHHNEGSTYPTAISHAQNIIPAAPNSYNVEMERISTLSSSGSSSSGDHGQPSQSGQSTGSLPVAVDNGEPLWELDQLDWFN; this is translated from the exons ATGGAAGATTTTCCACCTGGGTTTAGATTCTACCCAACAGAGGAGGAACTGGTTTCATTTTATTTGCCCCACAAGCTAGATGGAACGAGGAAGGACGTGAACCGGGTTATGGACCGGATCATACCTGTGCTTGACATATACGAGTTTAATCCTTGGGATCTCCCAC GAAATTCAGGAGAAATATGCCATGGAGATCAAGAGCAGTGGTTCTTCTTCATCCCGAGACAAGAGAGTGAAGCACGGGGAGGGAGACCGAAACGACTCACTACTACTGGATATTGGAAGGCAACTGGTTCTCCAAGTTATGTTTACTCTTCCAGTTCCAGCAGTACTAATCATGGTGCCATCGGCCTCAAAAGAACTATGGTCTTCTACACTGGTAGAGCTCCCAAAGGAAGCAAAACCGAGTGGAAGATGAATGAGTACAAAGCCATTGAAGAAGATGATCAACTTCATGCACCTTCTTCATCATCAAACGCCACTCCTGCTCCTGCG TTAAGGCAAGAATTCAGTTTATGCCGAGTCTACAAGAAATCGAAATGCTTGAGGGCATTTGACAGACGACCTTCAGGCACCGGTGATATCATGCGCAGACCTACGGTTACAGTTCAATTACCAGCTCTGCCGCAGTTAGGTACAGATCATCATAACGAGGGTTCTACTTATCCAACAGCGATTTCGCATGCTCAGAACATCATCCCAGCTGCTCCTAATTCATATAATGTGGAAATGGAGAGAATAAGTACTTTAAGCTCGTCTGGGAGTTCATCCTCAGGAGACCATGGCCAACCCTCTCAATCTGGACAGAGCACTGGAAGCTTGCCAGTGGCGGTTGACAACGGTGAACCTCTGTGGGAACTGGACCAACTGGATTGGTTTAATTAA